One region of Arcobacter sp. CECT 8983 genomic DNA includes:
- a CDS encoding cation acetate symporter, producing the protein MFKILALLSIFAVSVFAAGDANFEATQRELNIPAIIMFFIFVGATLGITYWAAKKTKSASDFYTAGGGISGFQNGMAIAGDYMSAASFLGISGLVYLSGYDGLIYAVGFLVGWPVILFLLAERLRNLGKFTFTDIAAFRLGQKEIRTLAAFGSLAVVTLYLIAQMVGSGKLIQVLFGLEYEYAVLLVGVMMIIYVTFGGMLATTWVQIIKAVLLLSGVSFMGFMVLSHFGFSFEALATKAVESHEKGQAIMAPGGFISDPISAISLGLALMLGTAGLPHVLMRFFTVGNAKEARKSVVYATGFIGYFYLVIAVIGLGAIVFLNSDAGAQYFVDGKLFGGNNMAAIHLSHIVGGNIFLGFISAVAFATILAVVAGLTLAGASAISHDLYASVINPNATEEQEIRVSKIAVIVIGIVGVVLGIAFEQQNIAFMVGLAFAIAASANFPILFLSIYWRKLTTRGAFIGGIVGLATAVILVVIGPIVWVQILGNEEALFPYKHPALFSVTAAFIAIWFFSITDKSQRAKDEEKAFEAQNIRAQTGFGAAGAVDH; encoded by the coding sequence ATGTTTAAAATATTAGCACTTCTATCAATCTTTGCTGTTTCAGTATTTGCAGCAGGTGATGCTAACTTTGAAGCAACACAAAGAGAACTTAATATTCCAGCAATCATAATGTTCTTTATTTTTGTTGGTGCTACTTTAGGTATCACTTATTGGGCAGCTAAAAAAACAAAATCTGCTAGTGATTTCTATACTGCTGGTGGTGGTATTTCTGGTTTCCAAAATGGTATGGCAATTGCAGGAGACTATATGTCTGCAGCTTCATTCCTTGGTATTTCTGGACTTGTTTATTTAAGTGGTTATGATGGTTTAATCTATGCAGTTGGATTTTTAGTTGGATGGCCTGTAATTTTATTTTTACTTGCTGAAAGATTAAGAAACTTAGGTAAGTTTACATTTACAGATATTGCTGCATTTAGATTAGGTCAAAAAGAGATTAGAACACTTGCTGCATTTGGTTCATTAGCAGTTGTTACTTTATATCTTATTGCACAAATGGTTGGTTCAGGTAAACTTATTCAAGTATTATTTGGATTAGAGTATGAGTATGCAGTATTATTAGTTGGTGTAATGATGATTATTTATGTAACTTTTGGTGGTATGCTTGCAACTACTTGGGTACAAATTATCAAAGCTGTTTTACTACTTTCTGGTGTATCATTTATGGGATTCATGGTATTAAGTCATTTTGGATTCTCTTTTGAAGCATTAGCAACAAAAGCTGTTGAATCACATGAAAAAGGTCAAGCTATTATGGCTCCTGGTGGCTTTATTTCTGACCCAATCTCAGCTATTTCTTTAGGACTTGCATTAATGCTTGGTACTGCTGGTCTTCCACACGTACTTATGAGATTCTTTACAGTTGGTAATGCAAAAGAAGCTAGAAAATCTGTTGTTTATGCAACTGGATTTATTGGTTATTTTTACTTAGTTATTGCTGTTATTGGTCTTGGGGCAATTGTTTTCTTAAATTCAGATGCAGGTGCTCAATACTTTGTTGATGGAAAACTATTTGGTGGAAATAATATGGCTGCAATTCACTTATCACATATTGTTGGTGGTAATATTTTCTTAGGATTTATTTCAGCTGTTGCATTTGCTACAATCTTAGCAGTTGTTGCTGGACTTACACTTGCTGGAGCTTCTGCAATTTCACATGACCTTTATGCATCAGTTATTAATCCAAATGCTACAGAAGAACAAGAAATTAGAGTTTCTAAAATTGCTGTTATTGTAATTGGTATTGTTGGTGTTGTATTAGGTATTGCCTTTGAGCAACAAAATATTGCATTTATGGTAGGACTTGCATTTGCTATTGCAGCATCAGCAAATTTCCCAATTTTATTCTTATCAATTTATTGGAGAAAATTAACTACAAGAGGTGCATTCATTGGTGGAATAGTTGGTTTAGCAACTGCTGTTATTTTAGTTGTTATTGGACCAATTGTATGGGTACAAATTTTAGGAAATGAAGAAGCTTTATTCCCTTATAAACACCCTGCACTATTCTCTGTTACAGCAGCATTTATTGCAATTTGGTTCTTCTCAATTACAGATAAGTCTCAAAGAGCAAAAGATGAAGAAAAAGCTTTTGAAGCTCAAAATATTAGAGCGCAAACTGGTTTTGGAGCTGCAGGAGCAGTTGATCACTAA
- a CDS encoding DUF485 domain-containing protein, which produces MNDELVAKIKANPNYQNLVKKRSSFALKLAIFVLVIFYAFILTIAFEPAVLAMKTGEGVMTIAFPIAAAIIIVSFFTTLIYVKRANGEFEDLIEKVRKDVKDEL; this is translated from the coding sequence ATGAATGACGAATTAGTGGCTAAAATTAAAGCTAATCCTAATTACCAAAACTTAGTAAAAAAAAGATCTAGTTTCGCATTAAAACTTGCAATTTTTGTACTTGTAATTTTTTATGCATTCATCTTAACTATTGCATTTGAACCAGCTGTTTTAGCAATGAAAACAGGAGAAGGTGTAATGACAATAGCATTTCCTATTGCAGCAGCTATTATTATAGTTAGTTTTTTTACAACATTAATTTATGTAAAAAGAGCAAATGGTGAGTTTGAAGACTTAATTGAGAAAGTAAGAAAAGATGTAAAGGATGAGTTATAA
- a CDS encoding 3'-5' exonuclease — translation MFQKLINSWKKKKLLDRKYEYLFDEPPKDEYVCLDCETTGLNPKKDEILSIGAVHIKKNKILMRKTLNIFVKPSMKITEESIKIHQIRPIDLENGKDPKEAILELLEFIGNRPIVGYYIKFDIAMISKYTKELIGVSLPNRQVEVSSMYFKRKKRSSDYEFVDLKFDTILKELDIPELGKHDALNDAIMTSMIFLKLRDLAPANSTFYTG, via the coding sequence ATGTTTCAAAAATTAATTAATTCATGGAAAAAGAAAAAACTTCTAGATAGGAAGTATGAGTATTTATTTGATGAACCACCAAAAGATGAATATGTATGTCTTGATTGTGAGACTACAGGACTTAATCCAAAAAAAGATGAAATTCTTTCAATTGGAGCAGTACATATCAAAAAGAATAAAATTTTAATGAGAAAAACATTAAATATTTTTGTTAAGCCATCAATGAAAATTACTGAAGAATCAATCAAAATACATCAAATAAGACCTATTGATTTAGAAAATGGTAAGGATCCTAAAGAAGCAATACTTGAACTTCTTGAATTTATTGGTAATCGTCCTATTGTAGGATATTACATAAAATTTGATATTGCTATGATATCAAAATATACAAAAGAACTTATTGGAGTATCACTTCCAAATAGACAAGTTGAAGTTTCATCAATGTATTTTAAAAGAAAAAAAAGAAGCTCAGATTATGAATTTGTTGATTTAAAATTTGACACAATTTTAAAAGAACTTGATATTCCAGAACTTGGAAAACATGATGCTTTAAATGATGCAATAATGACCTCTATGATTTTTCTAAAATTACGAGATTTAGCTCCTGCCAATTCTACATTCTATACAGGATAA
- a CDS encoding DUF294 nucleotidyltransferase-like domain-containing protein: MSLRDQKAFLSNIHPFELLTEEQMDYCIRHMDIAYYAKGEVLITPEKIPNHFFVIIKGIVHEYNEDQVLMDFHYQDSFDANSLIYSKTKNSFKVYEDLICYEIEKEVFLELIEKNDGFKNFFLNNLVNKFQSLKDKEYASELSSFMIAKVEDTILHPPCIVEKGTKLIDAIDESMQRNTSTIIVRGENNQYGIITDSLLKIKVLLEGRNLNIPVEEIAIFPILSVHLDDYLFEALTLLIKKNIKRVGVVNSKGEILGILEQIDVLSHFANHTYVVDSKIKNAKTLKDLKQASEELVDTVKTLNAKGVKVNHISSLIGQLNTKVYKKIYKFIVPEELQNSACLIVMGSEGRNEQIIKTDQDNALVVRNGVDVEQYRQYMQEITDTLIDFGYPPCEGNIMVSNPFWCKTVEEYKRETARWIEAPDMQNYMDLAIFFDSFAVAGDKKLLINLKDDLFNKLHDKDVFMAYFAKATLTFDTPSTVANLMTKTYNIDVKKTGVFPIVQGIRSLCLRERIRETTTVKRIKILQDMKVLEEEKASELLEAFEVLNTLRLKAHLQKLQDGKEINNEIDTHSLGKIERDLLKDSFKIVNSFKKFITYTFKIDKIS, from the coding sequence ATGAGTCTTCGAGATCAAAAAGCTTTTCTATCAAATATTCACCCTTTTGAATTATTAACAGAAGAACAAATGGACTATTGTATTAGACATATGGATATTGCATATTATGCAAAAGGTGAGGTTTTAATAACACCAGAAAAGATACCTAATCATTTTTTCGTAATTATTAAAGGAATAGTTCATGAATACAATGAAGATCAAGTTCTTATGGACTTTCATTATCAAGACTCTTTTGATGCTAATTCACTAATTTATAGTAAAACAAAGAACTCTTTTAAAGTATATGAAGACCTAATCTGCTATGAAATTGAAAAAGAAGTATTTCTTGAACTTATTGAAAAAAATGATGGCTTTAAAAACTTCTTTTTAAATAATTTAGTTAATAAGTTTCAAAGCCTTAAAGACAAAGAGTATGCTTCTGAACTTTCATCATTTATGATTGCAAAAGTTGAAGATACAATTTTACATCCTCCTTGTATAGTTGAAAAAGGAACAAAACTTATTGATGCAATAGATGAATCAATGCAAAGAAATACTTCAACTATTATTGTAAGAGGAGAAAATAACCAATATGGAATTATTACTGACTCACTTTTAAAAATCAAAGTATTATTAGAAGGTAGAAATTTAAATATTCCAGTTGAAGAGATAGCTATTTTCCCAATATTAAGTGTACATCTTGATGACTATCTTTTTGAAGCATTAACATTACTTATTAAGAAGAATATTAAAAGAGTTGGTGTAGTAAATTCTAAAGGAGAAATCTTAGGAATTTTAGAACAAATTGATGTATTATCTCATTTTGCAAATCATACCTATGTAGTTGACTCTAAAATTAAAAATGCAAAAACACTAAAAGACTTAAAACAAGCAAGTGAAGAGTTAGTTGATACAGTTAAAACTTTAAATGCTAAAGGTGTAAAAGTAAATCATATTTCAAGTTTAATAGGACAATTAAATACTAAAGTTTATAAAAAAATTTATAAGTTTATAGTTCCCGAAGAGTTGCAAAATAGCGCTTGTCTTATAGTTATGGGAAGTGAAGGAAGAAACGAACAAATTATAAAAACTGACCAAGATAATGCATTAGTTGTAAGAAATGGTGTTGATGTAGAGCAATATAGACAATATATGCAAGAGATAACTGATACATTAATAGATTTTGGTTATCCTCCTTGTGAAGGTAATATTATGGTATCAAATCCATTTTGGTGTAAAACTGTAGAAGAGTATAAAAGAGAAACTGCAAGATGGATTGAAGCACCTGATATGCAAAACTATATGGACTTAGCAATTTTCTTTGACTCATTTGCAGTTGCAGGGGATAAAAAGTTATTAATTAATTTAAAAGATGATTTATTCAATAAATTACATGATAAAGATGTATTTATGGCATATTTTGCAAAAGCTACGTTAACTTTTGATACTCCAAGTACAGTTGCAAACTTGATGACAAAAACTTACAATATAGATGTAAAAAAAACAGGAGTTTTCCCTATTGTTCAAGGAATAAGAAGTTTATGTCTTAGAGAAAGAATTAGAGAAACAACAACAGTAAAAAGAATTAAAATTTTACAAGATATGAAAGTATTAGAAGAGGAAAAAGCAAGTGAACTTTTAGAAGCATTTGAAGTTTTAAATACTTTAAGACTAAAAGCTCACTTACAAAAACTACAAGATGGCAAAGAAATTAACAATGAAATTGATACACATAGTTTAGGAAAAATTGAAAGAGATTTACTAAAAGATAGTTTCAAAATTGTTAATAGCTTTAAAAAGTTTATAACATACACATTTAAAATTGATAAGATTTCATAA